Genomic DNA from bacterium:
CCATGGAGCGAGAGGAGCGAGAGATGAAGCTCACAATCTTCGCGGCGACCGGCGGTATCGGTCGGCAAGCCCTCGAGCAGGCCGTCGCCGCAGGTCACGAGGTCACAGCAGTCGTACGAAACCCGAAGAAGCTGTCCGCAACGGTACGCGTCGTCACAGCAGACCTGGCGGCTGCAGACCAGGCCGCACTCAAGTCCGCGGTCGAAGGAGCCGACGGGGTGCTCTCCGCCCTTGGTCCACGGTCGATATCCGACGCCGGAGTCGCCTCGCAGGGTACGCGGGCCATCGTCCAAGCGATGAAGGCAGCGGATGTGCGACGCATTTTCGTCGTCAGCGCCGCGCCGATCGGGACCGTGCCATCGCCGGGCCGGCCG
This window encodes:
- a CDS encoding NAD(P)H-binding protein, which produces MEREEREMKLTIFAATGGIGRQALEQAVAAGHEVTAVVRNPKKLSATVRVVTADLAAADQAALKSAVEGADGVLSALGPRSISDAGVASQGTRAIVQAMKAADVRRIFVVSAAPIGTVPSPGRPKSPKHDPGDGFFMRHLFSPLIKAVLRKPYADLALMEDILRDSGLDWTIVRPPRLTNKPLTGIYRTASGQNLPGGFFIARADVAHFMLRALKQPETIKHTIGIAY